A window from Neobacillus sp. PS3-40 encodes these proteins:
- a CDS encoding CotY/CotZ family spore coat protein — MKQIPLQQQNCLNSTLKRVLKEQEFQKPFNTDMVRKNKNKIIPLMLFTKMGKPFSATILDKHYGCVVSPFFRIVNFDEKTGCVILSVLIPIDMEGCPVDLCSDIYSLLTTKECITIGISCLCGVELLPPCLVNRFIPPDEHKC, encoded by the coding sequence ATGAAGCAAATTCCTTTACAACAGCAAAATTGCTTAAATTCAACTCTCAAGAGAGTGTTGAAAGAGCAAGAATTTCAAAAACCTTTCAACACCGACATGGTGCGAAAAAATAAGAATAAGATAATACCGCTTATGTTGTTTACGAAAATGGGAAAACCCTTCTCAGCTACTATTTTGGATAAGCACTATGGTTGTGTTGTGTCCCCTTTTTTTAGAATAGTAAATTTTGATGAGAAAACGGGTTGTGTGATCCTTTCAGTTTTAATACCAATAGACATGGAAGGGTGTCCAGTAGACCTTTGTTCCGATATATATTCTTTATTGACAACTAAAGAATGTATAACGATTGGTATAAGTTGCCTTTGTGGAGTAGAACTTTTACCTCCATGCTTGGTCAATAGATTTATACCACCTGATGAACATAAATGCTAA
- a CDS encoding DedA family protein, with protein MNEIIHLLNQYGYIVLFVSLMLELIIVPIPNEAMMSYVGVLCFNGKMNIFLSIFSAGVGGIFGVTISYWIGYKLGAPFFRKYGHYFHMGPEKMEKMEVWYQRYGKVLLLFTFFIPGVRHIASIVSGVIKLPFRTFSIFSYIGVFLWVGTFISLGNILGPQWDQYQGEIKKWLVVASILFGFFAIIYFVIKANKVYIKESFLLLNESAFKKLRSFLKIKIIILVTFIFFVSFFTLMVGLIQDLISNEFGQFNLIVKTIVITLFNVHWQGLMEPFYLLSTWVALGIVFLFTIIVILLNKKNKWLELLFFISTLIGTFLFSKGIGWLFHYILNNKLISPDFPNEQAMLIMNAYGFFLIMFIRHRRDFLLSTIMFFFVIFILICYFISGIYIHQLKPSDLLTSYVFSAVWITGMVFSLEMFRLLSLIKIKMKEEKLL; from the coding sequence ATGAATGAAATTATTCATTTATTAAATCAATATGGTTATATTGTCCTTTTTGTATCATTAATGCTTGAGCTCATTATTGTTCCCATTCCTAACGAAGCAATGATGAGTTATGTAGGTGTCCTTTGTTTCAATGGGAAAATGAATATCTTTCTTTCTATTTTTTCTGCTGGAGTGGGTGGTATTTTTGGAGTTACGATTTCCTATTGGATAGGATATAAACTCGGTGCCCCGTTTTTTCGCAAATATGGCCACTATTTTCATATGGGACCTGAAAAAATGGAGAAAATGGAGGTATGGTATCAGAGGTACGGAAAAGTATTGTTATTATTTACGTTTTTTATTCCAGGTGTCAGACATATAGCAAGTATTGTTTCTGGAGTAATTAAACTGCCATTTCGCACTTTTTCTATTTTTTCGTACATAGGGGTATTCCTTTGGGTTGGAACCTTCATTTCCTTGGGAAATATTTTGGGTCCACAATGGGACCAATATCAGGGGGAAATAAAAAAATGGCTTGTAGTTGCAAGCATCCTTTTTGGATTTTTTGCTATTATATATTTTGTCATAAAGGCAAATAAAGTTTATATTAAAGAATCATTTCTATTACTAAACGAGTCGGCCTTTAAAAAACTTAGAAGCTTTTTGAAGATAAAAATCATTATTTTAGTCACTTTTATCTTTTTTGTTTCTTTTTTTACTTTAATGGTTGGACTTATTCAAGATTTGATTAGTAACGAATTTGGTCAATTTAACCTGATTGTAAAAACGATTGTTATTACTTTGTTTAATGTGCATTGGCAGGGGCTAATGGAGCCCTTTTATTTACTTTCTACATGGGTTGCTTTAGGGATTGTTTTTCTATTTACAATAATCGTTATTTTATTAAATAAGAAAAATAAATGGCTTGAGCTCCTTTTTTTTATTTCTACATTAATTGGAACCTTTCTTTTTTCTAAAGGAATAGGGTGGCTTTTCCATTACATTTTAAATAATAAATTAATAAGCCCAGATTTTCCAAATGAGCAAGCAATGCTTATCATGAATGCTTACGGATTTTTCTTGATTATGTTCATTCGCCATAGAAGAGACTTTCTTTTATCTACGATAATGTTTTTCTTTGTTATTTTTATATTGATTTGTTATTTTATTAGCGGTATATATATTCATCAACTTAAACCAAGTGATTTACTTACTAGTTATGTATTTAGTGCTGTATGGATAACCGGAATGGTATTCTCTCTTGAAATGTTTCGTTTATTGTCACTTATTAAAATAAAGATGAAAGAAGAAAAACTATTATAA
- a CDS encoding alkaline phosphatase family protein: MIKKWGFILSAILIILCACSPVQSKKQVPIKTPTNKVVKMNFPKIDHVVLVVEENHSQQEITNNSSAPYMNALMKHGANFTNYHAIEHPSQPNYLDIFSGSNQGVTNDRIPRTKFSTENLANELITKKYTFIGYSEDLPKVGYDGSSGGRGGYARKHNPWVNFTNVPTKLNQPFTNFPSNFNQLPTVSFVIPNLRNDMHDGSIKVGDEWLKKQLNPYIQWAKTHNSLLVVTWDEDDSSQNNKIPTFFVGPMVRNGQYSEYINHFNLLRTIEDIYGLSHAGKSVAVNPILDIWKK, from the coding sequence TTGATTAAAAAATGGGGATTTATTCTTTCTGCGATATTGATTATTTTATGTGCGTGTTCACCAGTTCAGTCGAAGAAACAAGTGCCGATTAAAACTCCCACAAATAAAGTTGTAAAGATGAATTTTCCGAAAATTGACCATGTGGTTCTTGTTGTTGAAGAGAATCACTCTCAACAAGAGATAACAAATAATTCTTCTGCCCCTTATATGAATGCGCTTATGAAACATGGGGCGAACTTTACAAACTATCATGCAATTGAACATCCTAGTCAACCAAATTATTTAGATATCTTTTCAGGTTCAAATCAAGGTGTAACAAATGATCGAATTCCAAGAACGAAATTTTCTACTGAAAATTTAGCAAATGAATTAATTACAAAAAAGTATACATTTATCGGATATTCAGAGGATCTTCCTAAAGTCGGATACGATGGATCTTCAGGTGGTAGGGGAGGATATGCACGAAAGCATAATCCTTGGGTAAACTTTACAAATGTTCCAACTAAGTTAAATCAACCATTTACAAACTTTCCAAGCAACTTTAATCAACTTCCTACCGTTTCATTTGTTATTCCAAACCTTAGAAATGATATGCATGATGGTAGCATAAAGGTAGGCGATGAATGGTTAAAGAAGCAGTTGAATCCATATATTCAATGGGCAAAAACACATAACAGCCTATTGGTTGTAACTTGGGATGAGGATGACAGTTCACAAAACAATAAAATTCCAACCTTCTTTGTTGGCCCAATGGTAAGGAATGGACAATATAGCGAGTATATCAATCATTTTAATCTGTTAAGAACGATAGAAGATATTTACGGTTTATCACATGCAGGTAAAAGTGTTGCTGTTAACCCGATTTTGGATATCTGGAAAAAGTGA
- a CDS encoding transporter substrate-binding domain-containing protein, whose translation MAILITSIALFTAACSNSSTDKSEATAWNKVKEKGEIVVATAGTLYPSSYHESKTDKLTGYEVEVAREVAKRMGLKVKFKEIAFDATLTSLNSGQVDIGASVGVTDKRKEKFAFSVPIEYSFGSVIVRKNDLSGIKKLEDIKGKKAAGESTTTYMGVARKLGAKEVVYDNATNEQYLRDVATGRTDVILNDYYIQKLALAYFPQLNITIHPNIRFNKSEAALVMKKDNTELVKHVNKALNEMIKDGTMSKISKQFFAGADITKKLDINIPTYETD comes from the coding sequence ATGGCAATATTAATTACATCCATTGCGCTGTTTACAGCAGCGTGTAGCAATAGTAGTACAGATAAGAGCGAAGCAACAGCTTGGAATAAGGTTAAAGAAAAGGGAGAAATAGTTGTTGCCACTGCGGGAACACTTTATCCTTCCTCATATCATGAATCAAAAACTGATAAACTTACAGGATATGAAGTTGAGGTTGCTAGAGAAGTGGCAAAACGAATGGGTTTAAAAGTGAAATTCAAGGAAATTGCTTTTGATGCAACACTTACCTCATTAAACAGTGGCCAAGTCGACATTGGAGCAAGTGTTGGTGTTACAGATAAACGAAAAGAAAAATTTGCCTTCTCTGTTCCGATCGAATATTCATTTGGTAGTGTAATAGTAAGGAAAAATGATTTATCTGGAATTAAGAAATTAGAAGATATTAAAGGAAAAAAGGCCGCTGGTGAATCAACAACAACATATATGGGAGTTGCCCGTAAATTAGGGGCAAAAGAAGTTGTTTATGATAATGCAACAAACGAGCAATACCTTCGTGATGTTGCAACAGGTAGAACAGATGTCATTTTAAATGATTACTACATTCAAAAACTTGCATTAGCTTATTTCCCACAATTAAATATAACTATTCATCCAAATATTCGCTTTAACAAAAGTGAAGCTGCTTTAGTTATGAAAAAAGATAATACTGAACTTGTTAAACATGTAAATAAAGCGCTAAATGAAATGATAAAAGATGGTACAATGTCAAAAATATCAAAACAATTCTTTGCAGGTGCTGACATTACAAAGAAATTAGACATTAATATTCCAACATATGAAACAGATTGA
- a CDS encoding AAA domain-containing protein — translation MTTTLSYIKEWQQALQNEIIHLKKYGGNKFIVSNGRLLSNDGLFTYYFDTTVSVRIPVGSQIRLEWGSMKQKGRMLSSEGKGIMIALEQSFGDLISEAYLFHDPWELLEQLIQRFDEIKKNKQKRLRVKRVMDPSMQAKHPIEKIKSNVHELLLRSKYNPVTFVWGPPGTGKTYTLARVAANKYFKEKRVLILSHSNQAVDVILSEISTFIKKKDRFRDGDILRYGANTGEAIAIHDALTTSQLIQKQDPGLAENKDILIEERWKLKQDLARSFSKRDSHHLLELETKIARVFEKIRQKEIEFVKEAFVVGTTLAKAAGDASIYETDFDVIILDEASMAYVPQIAFAATLGKRVIICGDFKQLPPIAASRDSLVTKWLKEDIFHRAGVVDWVEKGEMHPHLFLLKEQRRMHPDISAFTNQYIYHSLVGDHESVRKSRNKIVEQEPFPQRAAVLIDTSYSGAHCISERASNSRLNLWQLLLSFQLIHESFLGGARSIGYVTPYRAQANLMELLLEDLYEEERLIADIIAATVHRFQGSERDVMVFDTVDSNPQERAGMLLTGKDSERLINVAITRTKGKFIHVSNQSFIRKHVYQGKTLRQLVEHQEKQNQTVKTKEIGSWIRSHHPRLQWIHARKLEQVFQDIQLAKSSVVISLPGQTVLSEQWKDILKKRNKRVNLVVIADEVWEDLQPNQWIEESLPFPFVIIDRRIFWLGLPLEGAKGVMPPYVAVRLESEKVAEHFIGELSSNPRNQRK, via the coding sequence ATGACAACTACGCTTAGTTATATTAAAGAGTGGCAGCAGGCCCTTCAAAATGAAATTATCCATTTAAAAAAGTATGGAGGAAATAAATTCATTGTGTCGAATGGTAGGTTACTTTCAAACGATGGTTTGTTTACCTACTATTTTGATACGACGGTTTCAGTCCGAATTCCAGTAGGTTCTCAGATAAGGCTCGAGTGGGGAAGTATGAAGCAAAAAGGTAGGATGCTATCTTCTGAAGGAAAAGGCATCATGATTGCCTTGGAGCAATCATTTGGAGATCTTATCTCTGAGGCATATTTATTTCATGATCCATGGGAACTGCTTGAACAGCTTATTCAAAGGTTTGATGAGATCAAAAAAAACAAACAAAAGCGCCTACGAGTGAAAAGAGTTATGGATCCTTCCATGCAGGCAAAGCATCCGATCGAAAAAATTAAAAGCAATGTCCATGAGTTACTTTTACGTTCAAAATACAATCCTGTTACCTTTGTTTGGGGTCCACCTGGTACAGGAAAAACATACACCCTTGCAAGAGTAGCAGCGAATAAATATTTTAAAGAAAAGCGGGTTTTGATTTTATCTCATAGCAATCAAGCAGTCGACGTTATTTTAAGTGAAATTTCAACCTTTATTAAAAAGAAAGATCGCTTTCGTGATGGGGATATCCTTCGGTATGGAGCTAATACAGGCGAAGCCATCGCGATTCATGATGCTCTCACCACTAGTCAGCTTATTCAAAAGCAGGATCCAGGCCTCGCGGAAAATAAAGATATTTTAATTGAAGAAAGATGGAAACTAAAGCAAGATTTGGCTCGTTCTTTTAGTAAAAGAGATTCTCATCATTTATTAGAACTTGAAACAAAGATTGCTAGGGTGTTTGAAAAAATCCGCCAAAAAGAAATTGAGTTTGTAAAGGAAGCTTTTGTTGTCGGGACGACACTTGCAAAGGCCGCAGGGGATGCCTCAATATACGAAACAGACTTTGATGTAATCATCCTTGATGAAGCAAGTATGGCGTATGTTCCTCAAATTGCTTTTGCTGCAACACTCGGAAAACGAGTTATTATTTGTGGTGATTTTAAACAATTACCACCAATTGCCGCAAGCAGAGATTCACTCGTGACGAAGTGGCTGAAAGAGGATATATTTCATAGGGCTGGTGTCGTTGATTGGGTTGAAAAGGGGGAAATGCATCCTCATTTATTTTTATTAAAAGAACAAAGAAGGATGCATCCGGATATTTCAGCTTTCACCAATCAGTACATCTATCATTCTCTTGTCGGGGATCATGAAAGTGTACGTAAAAGTCGAAATAAAATTGTGGAACAGGAACCATTTCCACAACGTGCTGCAGTACTTATAGATACAAGCTATTCTGGTGCGCATTGTATCAGTGAACGAGCATCAAATTCCAGACTGAATCTATGGCAATTATTATTGTCCTTCCAATTAATTCATGAATCATTTCTAGGTGGGGCAAGATCAATAGGCTATGTAACCCCGTATCGTGCTCAAGCCAATTTGATGGAGCTGTTACTTGAAGATTTATATGAAGAAGAAAGGCTTATAGCGGATATTATTGCGGCAACTGTTCATAGATTCCAAGGTAGTGAGCGGGATGTGATGGTCTTTGACACAGTTGACAGCAACCCCCAGGAACGTGCTGGAATGTTATTAACGGGCAAAGATAGTGAGCGGCTGATTAATGTTGCTATTACCAGAACAAAGGGGAAATTCATTCATGTTAGCAATCAATCATTTATTCGAAAACATGTCTATCAAGGTAAAACACTCAGGCAATTAGTCGAACATCAGGAAAAACAAAATCAAACAGTTAAAACCAAAGAAATTGGTTCATGGATCAGAAGTCATCATCCAAGATTACAATGGATACATGCCAGAAAGCTTGAACAAGTTTTTCAAGATATTCAATTAGCGAAATCCTCAGTCGTTATCTCATTACCAGGGCAAACAGTTCTTTCGGAGCAGTGGAAGGACATATTGAAAAAAAGGAATAAACGTGTCAATTTAGTAGTTATTGCAGATGAAGTTTGGGAGGATCTACAGCCTAACCAATGGATTGAAGAAAGCCTACCCTTTCCATTTGTAATTATCGATCGGCGTATTTTCTGGCTAGGCCTACCACTGGAAGGGGCAAAAGGTGTAATGCCTCCTTATGTGGCAGTAAGGCTAGAATCAGAGAAGGTTGCTGAACATTTTATTGGGGAGTTATCGAGTAATCCGAGAAACCAACGAAAATAA
- a CDS encoding ATP-grasp domain-containing protein has translation MNSIIFIETNKSGSSREGIRAAKKGGYYVHLFTNRKSILEQKREFSEVDEMHLINLKDEDLIISQIVEIKKEQNVEIIISFIDSYVTLAVKMHNRFCHNTLSEHAYNVMEDKLLTRRKLQDKPYSPYYFIYKKDDTLKTLLSQFKQMYPLILKSPSSTGSKDVYLINTEYQMRNRINYLQRKNSNEDLLIEEYLEGPQFNVESIVHDGEIYIAAIIEQEITKKNKFIVTGYSISSDVEESIIESIADVTKRILTDLGLRNGNCHLELRLVKGEWKLIEINPRISGGVMNRLIEKAYGFNYAEEILKVYRGLQPSLQRKYENCIYVQYSVVDSIGEFIEATNVDLVKKIPGIIEVFIKASKGQILSPPLSMGHRYGYVMAKGKTRAEAKMYALQASEQIKFHLLPNETIQ, from the coding sequence ATGAACTCGATTATTTTCATTGAAACAAATAAATCTGGATCAAGCAGAGAGGGAATTAGGGCTGCAAAAAAAGGTGGATATTATGTCCATTTATTTACCAATCGAAAATCTATTCTTGAACAAAAAAGGGAGTTTTCTGAAGTTGATGAAATGCATCTCATCAACTTAAAAGACGAAGACCTAATCATCTCGCAAATAGTTGAAATTAAAAAAGAACAAAATGTTGAAATTATTATTAGTTTTATTGACTCCTATGTGACGTTAGCGGTAAAAATGCATAATCGGTTTTGCCATAACACCTTATCTGAACATGCTTATAATGTGATGGAAGATAAGTTACTAACACGGAGAAAATTACAAGACAAACCATATTCCCCGTATTATTTTATATATAAAAAAGATGACACATTAAAAACCCTATTGTCTCAGTTCAAGCAAATGTATCCACTTATCCTTAAATCGCCTTCATCTACAGGTTCCAAGGATGTATACCTAATAAATACTGAATATCAAATGCGAAATAGGATTAATTACTTACAAAGGAAAAATTCTAATGAAGATTTACTTATCGAGGAATATCTTGAAGGTCCGCAATTTAATGTAGAAAGTATTGTACATGATGGAGAGATCTACATCGCAGCAATCATAGAACAAGAAATAACAAAAAAAAATAAGTTTATCGTAACAGGTTATAGTATCTCATCAGATGTAGAAGAAAGCATCATTGAAAGTATTGCTGACGTCACAAAAAGAATTTTAACTGATTTAGGGTTACGAAATGGCAACTGTCACTTGGAATTGCGATTAGTAAAGGGAGAATGGAAGCTTATAGAAATAAATCCGCGAATTTCTGGAGGAGTAATGAATCGATTAATAGAGAAAGCATATGGCTTTAATTACGCGGAGGAGATATTGAAGGTTTATAGAGGTTTGCAGCCATCCCTTCAAAGAAAATATGAGAATTGCATCTATGTCCAATACAGTGTTGTAGATTCTATAGGTGAATTTATAGAAGCAACTAATGTTGATTTAGTAAAGAAAATACCGGGCATAATTGAAGTTTTTATCAAGGCATCAAAAGGACAAATTTTGTCACCGCCTCTATCTATGGGCCATCGATATGGCTATGTAATGGCAAAAGGTAAAACAAGAGCAGAGGCGAAAATGTATGCATTACAAGCATCCGAACAGATCAAATTTCATCTTTTACCTAATGAAACGATTCAATAG